A region from the Cannabis sativa cultivar Pink pepper isolate KNU-18-1 chromosome 9, ASM2916894v1, whole genome shotgun sequence genome encodes:
- the LOC133030863 gene encoding uncharacterized protein LOC133030863 — MKQPPQNPVDTHHRPQSTPTSVKKMAPRLIIPAPEHFTGRVTYRGTETFAKIKSRFEEYNLNNTAKESRFSNFWNAVPLTFSSVLFHQLMLHKMKVDAQEELRMRFYIGRKEVRFGVLEFALITGLDFSSGPTEEEKAAQVARSGSDRLINKYFNRSGSVKTEALQDRFTNC; from the exons ATGAAACAACCACCACAAAATCCAGTCGACACCCATCACCGTCCTCAATCGACACCCACTTCAGTCAAAAag atggctcccagactCATAATTCCAGCACCTGAGCATTTTACTGGACGCGTTACTTACAGAGGCACCGAAACTTTTGCAAAAATAAAGTCTCGGTTTGAGGAGTACAACTTGAATAATACGGCGAAGGAAAGCCGTTTCAGCAACTTTTGGAATGCCGTACCCTTGACATTctcctcggtgttatttcaccagcTTATGCTCCACAAAATGAAGGTAGATGCCcaggaggagttgaggatgCGGTTTTACATTGGTCGGAAGGAGGTCAGATTCGGAGTGCTTGAGTTTGCACTCATTACAGGACTGGACTTCTCATCGGGgccaacagaagaggagaaggctgcGCAGGTTGCTCGCTCAGGCTCAGAccgattgatcaacaaatatttcaaccgGTCTGGTAGTGTGAAGACAGAAGCACTCCAAGATAGGTTCACAAACTGTTAG